TTCTCAAGAACTACAAAGCAAGATGGAACAAAGATTATATATTTTAAAAACTAATAAGTGGTATGAAGGAATTCATAGCATACATGTATTAGCAAAGGCTGTTCCATCTTACTGGTTTGCTGTTCCTTTTATAAAACTATCTATCATGCTCGGATTTGGAAGTAAAGTATACGATTATATCGCTAACAATAGAAAACTTGTCCCAGTTGGACATTGCCGTGAAGGGGTTTGTGAAATCCCTACAAAAAAATGAAATCATCGTTATCTTTCTTTTGCACCTAGTAATAGAGCGTGATATGATGAATTTGGAATGAAAGTTGAAGGAGAGATTACAAGATGTCAAATGCTTATGAAGAATACATGCGCCAAATGGTAATCCCAATGCGCCAAGAATTAGTGCGTTCTGGATTTGAAGAGTTAACTACAGAGGAAGCTGTAACAGAATTTATGGAAAACGCAACAGGTACAACTTTAGTAGTTGTAAACTCAGTTTGTGGATGTGCAGCTGGTTTAGCACGTCCATCAGCAGGTCAAGCGGTTGTTCGTGCTGAAAAACAACCTGATCATCTTGTAACTGTATTCGCAGGTCAAGATAAAGATGCTACTGCAAAAATGCGTGAATACTTCGGAGAAATTCCTCCATCTTCACCATCTATGGCATTATTAAAAGGAAAAGAAGTTGTTCACTTCATTCACCGTCATGAAATTGAAGGTGCAACTATGGACGAAATTATTACGAACTTAGAACAAGCTTTCGAAAAGAATTGCTAAAGAAGGGGGAGAGTAAATCTCCCTCTTTTCTTTATATAGAGGTGAAACAATGATAGTAACAACAGCAGGAAGAACGAATAAAGAAATGACAGATTATGCAAAGCAGGTAGCCACAGAATTAAATCGTTCATTCGTTAAACGTAATGATATACCAGTACATAAACTACATGAGCAGTATGAACAAGATGTACTTGTCGTAGGCAAAAAACGATTAGCCATTTACCCAAAAGGAACGGAGGAGTCGTTTTTCTTTCATCCAAACTCAGCGATGTTTCGTGTGAAAAGATTAATGCGCGGAGAACACGATCCGTTTGTACAAGCTACGCAATTAGAGAGCGGAATGACAGTGTTAGATTGTACGCTCGGTATGGCATCAGATAGTATTGTAGCTAGTTATATTGTTGGTAAAAGCGGAAAAGTAACGGGACTTGAAGGCAATGAGTATATGGCTTATATTATGGGAAATGGTTTGAAAACATGGTCTTCATCTGTTTCTGAAATTGATGAGGCAATGCAACGAATTGATGTGAAGCAAACGGAGCATTATGCATTTTTAACACAATGTGAAGACAATAGTTATGATGTTGTGTACCTTGATCCAATGTTTGAAGAAACTGTTATAGAATCAGATGGAATAAAAGGATTAAAACACTTCGCTTTGTATCATGATATTACTGACGAAACAATTGCAGAAGCGAAGCGTGTGGCGAGAAAGCGTGTCGTTCTGAAAGATCATTTCCGTAGTTCTAGATTTGAAAAACATAATTTTCACGTATACAAAAGAAAAAGTGCTAAGTTTCACTTTGGTGTAATTGACCCTTGCTAATTGTTTGAAAAGATGTATAATAAGCAATAATTAATTAAATATACTGTCGGTGATGAAGAGAGTAGTCTTTTTTAGAAGGAAAGCGAGCTAGGGATGGTGTGAGCCTAGTGCGGAAGGAAAAGATGAAGCGCACTTCGGAGATGCTTCTTGAACGAATAGTAGAGTAAGCCGAGGCCCCCTGTCCTCGTTATAAACGGGAAAGTGGTTCGTAATGAACAACAAGGGTGGTACCACGGGTTTAAACTCGTCTC
This Bacillus paramycoides DNA region includes the following protein-coding sequences:
- a CDS encoding BrxA/BrxB family bacilliredoxin; its protein translation is MSNAYEEYMRQMVIPMRQELVRSGFEELTTEEAVTEFMENATGTTLVVVNSVCGCAAGLARPSAGQAVVRAEKQPDHLVTVFAGQDKDATAKMREYFGEIPPSSPSMALLKGKEVVHFIHRHEIEGATMDEIITNLEQAFEKNC
- a CDS encoding class I SAM-dependent methyltransferase is translated as MIVTTAGRTNKEMTDYAKQVATELNRSFVKRNDIPVHKLHEQYEQDVLVVGKKRLAIYPKGTEESFFFHPNSAMFRVKRLMRGEHDPFVQATQLESGMTVLDCTLGMASDSIVASYIVGKSGKVTGLEGNEYMAYIMGNGLKTWSSSVSEIDEAMQRIDVKQTEHYAFLTQCEDNSYDVVYLDPMFEETVIESDGIKGLKHFALYHDITDETIAEAKRVARKRVVLKDHFRSSRFEKHNFHVYKRKSAKFHFGVIDPC
- a CDS encoding thiol-disulfide oxidoreductase DCC family protein, with protein sequence MIIFYDSWCPMCTAVAERTKKLDKKGKMKFVSFRDEDVVEKYELSQELQSKMEQRLYILKTNKWYEGIHSIHVLAKAVPSYWFAVPFIKLSIMLGFGSKVYDYIANNRKLVPVGHCREGVCEIPTKK